The sequence GCCTTTTGCGTATTCATAACCCGATAGCGCTATCAGAACAGCTCTTCGCTTTGCCCGTTATCCATCAATGTGGTGCCGGCTTCATGCACTTCGTACTCGGTCGGCTGCGTGCCTTCGATAAAGTATTCGGAACGGCTGTTGCCGCCGCCGTTGGAGAGCTTGCCGCTGCTGCGGTCGATAGTCACGCTGACTATGCCGGGCGGCGGCGTCAGCGGCTGTTCGGGAACGCCGTCCAGCGCGGCCTTCATAAACTCATCCCAGGCCGGCTGTGCGGATTTCGCGCCGCCTTCGTAGCCTGAAATCTGGTCCTTGATGACGCCGGAGGCGCTGCTGGCGCCCAGCGTCCGCCGATGATCGTCAAAGCCGATCCACACAGAGGTGACAAAGTTAGGGCCATAGCCCGAGAACCAGGCGTCTTTAGAACTGTTGGTGGTGCCGGTTTTACCGCCGATATCACGGCGTTTCAATTCGCGGCCCGCGCGCCAGCCCGTTCCCATCCAGCCCGGTTCCCCGAAGACGTTGCTGTTAAGCGCATCTTTAATCAGGAAGGCGAGCGGGGTGCTGATAACGTGCGGCGCATAAGGCTGAGCGGTGCTTTGCTGCGCCTCCGCGGGCGTAACCGGTTCCAACTGCGGCATGGGCAGCACGCCCTGCGGCGCATTTTCCCGCGAGGTGGCGACGTCTTCCGTATTGTTGACGGCCAGCACCGGCGAGCGCCGGGTTTCACCGTACACCAGCGGCAGATTGCAGGTATCGCACACCACTTTAGGGGTGGCGGTAAAGACGGTGCCGCCGGCCTCGCTCTCTATTCTGGTAATAAAATAGGGATCGACCAGATAGCCGCCGTTGGACATCACCGCGTAACCGCGCACAACCTGCAGCGGCGTAAAGGACGCGGCGCCCAGCGCCAGCGATTCGGTATGCACGATGTTCTGTTCCGGGAAGCCGAAACGCCGCATATATTCGGCGGCATAGTCCACGCCCATGGCGCGCATGGCGCGCACCATCACCACGTTTTTGGATTGCCCCAGCCCCTGGCGCAAACGGATCGGGCCGTCATAGGTGGCCGGCGAGTTTTTCGGCCGCCAGTCCGAACCGGCGCCGGCGTCCCAACGGGTAATGGGGACGTCATTGAGGATGGTGGCCAGCGTCAGGCCTTTATCCATGGCCGCCGTATACAGAAACGGCTTGATGTTGGAGCCAATCTGGCGCAACGCCTGGGTGGCGCGGTTAAACTTGCTGTGGTTGAAGTCGAAACCGCCCACCAGCGCTTCGATGGCGCCGTTATTCGGATTCATCGACACCAGCGCCGAATTGACGTTCGGCACCTGGGCGAGCCACCAGTCGTTTTCCACCTGACGCACCCACACCTGCTGACCGGCCTGAA comes from Brenneria nigrifluens DSM 30175 = ATCC 13028 and encodes:
- the mrcA gene encoding peptidoglycan glycosyltransferase/peptidoglycan DD-transpeptidase MrcA; this translates as MKFVKYLFILAVTCILLGAASIYGLYRYIEPQLPDVATLKDIRLQTPMQVYSADGELIAQFGEHRRIPLKLDQIPPVLVHAFIATEDSRFYEHHGVDPVGIIRAASIALTSGHASQGASTITQQLARNFFLSPERTLIRKIKEVFLAIRIEQLLTKDEILELYLNKIYLGYRSYGVGAAAHVYFGRPVDQLTLSEMAMIAGLPKAPSTFNPLYSYDRAIARRNVVLARMRDENYITQAQYDAARGEKLVADYHAPRIAFSAPYVAEMVRQEMIKRYGDDAYNDGYKVYTTITRKLQLAAQDALRNNVLAYDMRHGYRGPADVLWKVGEGAWDRDKIVASLKTLPVYGPLFPAVITGASADQAVAMMADGSNISLPMAGMRWARPYRSDTQQGQTPKRVTDVVQAGQQVWVRQVENDWWLAQVPNVNSALVSMNPNNGAIEALVGGFDFNHSKFNRATQALRQIGSNIKPFLYTAAMDKGLTLATILNDVPITRWDAGAGSDWRPKNSPATYDGPIRLRQGLGQSKNVVMVRAMRAMGVDYAAEYMRRFGFPEQNIVHTESLALGAASFTPLQVVRGYAVMSNGGYLVDPYFITRIESEAGGTVFTATPKVVCDTCNLPLVYGETRRSPVLAVNNTEDVATSRENAPQGVLPMPQLEPVTPAEAQQSTAQPYAPHVISTPLAFLIKDALNSNVFGEPGWMGTGWRAGRELKRRDIGGKTGTTNSSKDAWFSGYGPNFVTSVWIGFDDHRRTLGASSASGVIKDQISGYEGGAKSAQPAWDEFMKAALDGVPEQPLTPPPGIVSVTIDRSSGKLSNGGGNSRSEYFIEGTQPTEYEVHEAGTTLMDNGQSEELF